The following proteins come from a genomic window of Nautilia profundicola AmH:
- the folE gene encoding GTP cyclohydrolase I FolE, whose protein sequence is MSVDLEKLELAAKMILEAIGEDVDRDGLVKTPRRVAKSFEYICSGYFKDPKEVLNDALFESTNNEMVVVRNIEFYSMCEHHILPFFGRVHVAYIPDKKVVGLSKIPRMVNVFARRLQIQEQLTEQIADAIMEVVQPKGVGVVIHARHMCMEMRGVETKHSYTSSSALRGIFLEEKTREEFFNIINAPIQTHF, encoded by the coding sequence ATGAGCGTTGATTTAGAAAAACTTGAATTAGCCGCCAAAATGATTCTTGAAGCAATCGGTGAAGATGTCGATAGGGACGGACTTGTAAAAACACCAAGAAGAGTTGCTAAAAGTTTCGAATATATCTGCAGCGGGTATTTTAAAGACCCAAAAGAAGTGCTTAACGATGCACTTTTCGAATCTACAAACAACGAAATGGTTGTAGTAAGAAACATCGAGTTTTATTCTATGTGCGAACACCATATCTTACCGTTTTTCGGAAGAGTTCACGTAGCTTATATTCCGGATAAAAAGGTTGTGGGACTTAGTAAAATCCCAAGAATGGTAAACGTATTTGCAAGAAGACTGCAAATCCAGGAGCAATTGACAGAACAAATCGCCGATGCAATTATGGAAGTGGTACAGCCAAAAGGTGTGGGTGTAGTAATTCATGCAAGACATATGTGTATGGAAATGAGAGGTGTTGAGACCAAACACTCTTATACATCAAGCAGTGCGCTTAGAGGAATTTTCTTGGAGGAAAAAACAAGGGAAGAATTTTTCAATATTATAAACGCACCTATACAAACACACTTTTAA
- the fliI gene encoding flagellar protein export ATPase FliI, whose protein sequence is MALSSIKDKIGKKPLSKPFGIVKKINPTNLIATGLNPSIGDIVKICSGNHEILGMVTALDENSFVVTPFSFLEGFKIGDKIYIDENGMQIPVGEGLLGRVVDPFMNPIDDKGDIFFETKYPIMTKPISPMKRGVINEVFETKVKAIDGLLTCGKGQKLGIFAGSGVGKSTLMSMIVKGASADIKVIALIGERGREIPEFIEHQLGGDLTNTVIIVATSDDSALMRKYGAFSAMAVAEYFKDKNKDVLFLMDSITRFAMAQREIGLAMGEPPTSKGYPPSAIMLLPQLMERAGKEKDKGSITAFFTVLVEGDDTSADPIADQARSILDGHFILSRELTDSGIYPPINILNSASRVMNNVVTKEHLQKAQKFKKLYSLLKENEVLIRIGAYQKGVDPELDEAINKKEAMENFLKQSPNELIPFNETLNLLNNIV, encoded by the coding sequence ATGGCTCTTAGCAGCATAAAAGACAAAATCGGCAAAAAGCCTCTTTCAAAACCGTTTGGGATTGTTAAAAAAATAAATCCGACCAACCTCATCGCCACGGGATTAAACCCCTCTATCGGCGATATTGTCAAAATCTGCTCAGGAAATCACGAAATACTCGGAATGGTAACGGCACTTGATGAGAATTCATTTGTAGTAACTCCCTTTTCATTTCTTGAAGGCTTTAAAATCGGAGACAAAATCTACATCGACGAAAACGGAATGCAGATACCCGTGGGCGAAGGACTGCTCGGAAGAGTCGTAGATCCTTTTATGAATCCTATTGATGATAAAGGCGATATATTTTTTGAAACAAAATACCCTATTATGACAAAGCCGATTTCACCTATGAAAAGAGGTGTGATAAACGAAGTTTTTGAAACAAAAGTAAAAGCCATCGACGGCCTTTTAACATGCGGCAAAGGCCAAAAACTTGGTATTTTTGCCGGAAGCGGTGTGGGTAAATCCACTCTTATGAGTATGATCGTAAAAGGCGCGAGTGCCGATATTAAAGTAATAGCACTTATTGGTGAGAGGGGCCGTGAAATTCCTGAGTTTATAGAACATCAACTCGGAGGGGATCTTACAAACACCGTAATAATCGTAGCTACTTCGGACGATTCGGCTTTAATGAGAAAATACGGAGCTTTCAGCGCAATGGCGGTAGCTGAATATTTTAAAGACAAAAACAAAGATGTCTTGTTTTTAATGGACAGCATTACGCGTTTTGCAATGGCTCAAAGGGAAATAGGTCTTGCTATGGGAGAACCTCCAACCTCTAAAGGTTACCCGCCAAGCGCTATAATGCTTCTTCCCCAACTTATGGAAAGAGCCGGAAAAGAAAAAGACAAAGGCTCAATTACAGCCTTTTTCACGGTTTTGGTAGAAGGTGACGACACTTCGGCAGACCCTATTGCTGATCAGGCCCGTTCAATTCTTGATGGACACTTTATTTTAAGCAGGGAACTAACAGACAGCGGAATATACCCGCCTATAAATATCCTAAATTCAGCCAGTAGGGTAATGAACAACGTCGTAACCAAAGAACACCTCCAAAAAGCACAGAAATTTAAAAAACTCTATTCCTTGCTTAAAGAAAATGAAGTATTAATAAGAATCGGAGCATATCAAAAAGGTGTCGATCCGGAACTTGATGAAGCCATCAATAAAAAAGAAGCAATGGAAAACTTTTTAAAACAATCACCAAATGAACTTATACCTTTCAACGAAACTCTTAATCTTCTAAATAATATTGTATAA
- a CDS encoding ABC transporter ATP-binding protein: MYTFKHLIKEIKKYKREFILAQIIALIATIISIPIPMLMPLLIDEVLLKKPGLWVENLSNIFGQCSAFCYVIVTLIIVLVLRSLFVALNVAQTYFFEKITKDITYKIRLRVLSHLKNLSINEYENLKTGDIASRLISDVNTVEEFLIKSVSRFVISALTLIGVAIVLLLINWKLGLFILILNPFVVVLSGKIARKVKKYKAAQNRSISIFQEALIETLELFEQIKAYNKEDFFFKKLFNLTKELKQKAFDFSYKVEAFNKLSFLVFLIGFEIFRAAGILAVAYDNLTIGLMLAVYSYLWFMMTPIQDIISIQYSYFAAKAALDRINETLELKTEPKFPHKQNPFENPVQIEIQNISFKYNESDWILKNASAAIRPNKITALIGASGGGKTTLAKIIAGFFTPNEGDIKYNGVSFKEIGLDKIRENVSLILQETRLFNDTLLFNLTLGKEFSEDEIWKALKLAELKETVEKWPEKLNTYVGKNGVKLSGGQKQRVAIARALLHKPKIIILDESTSALDIDTEEKVFKNIESFLKERTSIIIAHRAETIAKAEDILMIKNKEIITLKTS, encoded by the coding sequence TTGTATACATTCAAACATCTGATAAAAGAGATCAAAAAATACAAACGCGAATTCATCCTTGCACAAATTATAGCATTAATAGCAACAATAATTTCAATCCCTATTCCCATGCTTATGCCTCTTCTAATAGACGAAGTTCTGCTTAAAAAGCCGGGATTATGGGTAGAAAACCTAAGCAATATATTCGGGCAGTGCTCGGCATTTTGCTACGTAATAGTAACTCTTATTATCGTACTTGTTTTAAGGAGTCTGTTTGTGGCACTAAACGTAGCACAGACCTATTTTTTTGAAAAAATCACAAAAGACATCACCTATAAAATCAGACTGAGGGTTTTGAGCCATCTAAAAAACCTCTCAATCAACGAATACGAAAACCTGAAAACCGGAGATATAGCCAGCCGGCTTATCAGTGACGTAAACACGGTAGAAGAGTTTTTAATCAAATCTGTCTCCCGCTTTGTAATTTCCGCCCTTACGCTTATAGGAGTCGCCATAGTTTTACTTCTAATCAACTGGAAGCTCGGGCTTTTTATATTGATACTCAACCCTTTTGTGGTTGTGCTTTCGGGTAAAATCGCAAGAAAAGTCAAAAAATACAAAGCAGCCCAAAACCGCTCCATTTCCATATTCCAAGAAGCACTCATAGAAACACTTGAGCTGTTTGAGCAGATAAAAGCATACAACAAAGAAGACTTCTTTTTCAAAAAACTGTTCAATCTTACAAAAGAGCTTAAACAAAAAGCGTTTGATTTCAGCTACAAAGTAGAAGCGTTTAACAAACTAAGTTTCCTGGTGTTCCTGATAGGTTTTGAAATATTCAGAGCCGCAGGGATTTTAGCCGTGGCATACGACAACCTTACAATCGGGTTGATGCTTGCCGTTTACAGTTATCTGTGGTTTATGATGACGCCTATTCAGGATATCATCTCCATTCAGTACAGCTACTTCGCCGCAAAAGCCGCGCTTGATCGGATCAACGAAACGCTGGAGCTTAAAACCGAGCCTAAATTCCCTCATAAACAAAACCCGTTTGAAAACCCGGTACAAATTGAAATTCAAAACATCTCATTCAAATATAATGAGAGCGACTGGATACTGAAAAACGCTTCGGCAGCCATCCGTCCGAATAAAATCACAGCCCTTATCGGTGCGAGCGGAGGCGGTAAAACGACGCTTGCGAAAATAATCGCCGGATTTTTCACACCAAACGAAGGCGATATAAAATATAACGGGGTCAGTTTTAAAGAAATCGGTCTTGATAAAATCCGCGAGAATGTCAGCCTGATACTCCAAGAAACCAGACTCTTTAACGACACGCTTCTTTTTAACCTGACTCTCGGAAAAGAGTTTTCAGAAGATGAAATATGGAAAGCTCTGAAACTGGCCGAGCTTAAAGAAACGGTCGAAAAGTGGCCTGAGAAACTAAACACTTATGTGGGTAAAAACGGCGTAAAACTCAGCGGCGGGCAGAAACAAAGAGTCGCTATAGCCAGAGCCCTGCTTCACAAACCGAAAATCATCATACTAGACGAGTCAACCTCGGCCCTTGATATAGACACGGAGGAAAAAGTTTTCAAAAACATAGAAAGTTTCCTAAAAGAGAGAACTTCAATCATAATCGCCCACAGAGCCGAAACGATAGCCAAAGCCGAAGATATACTTATGATCAAAAACAAAGAGATTATAACCCTAAAAACCTCTTAG
- the ilvD gene encoding dihydroxy-acid dehydratase, whose product MRSDEVKKGWHRAPHRSLFRATGLKDEDFEKPFIGVANSFIEIIPGHFFLNKYAEIVKDEIRKNGCVPFEFNTIGVDDGIAMGHDGMLYSLPSREIIANSIETVMNAHKLDALICIPNCDKITPGMVMGALRVNVPSIFVTGGPMRAGHMPDGTPIDLATVFEGVGKFEKGEIDEETLYNLECLACPGGGSCSGMFTANSMNTLIEAMGIALKGNGTVLALTPEREELLRAAARRICEIAKDEQLTEQYRIKNIINEKAIHNAFVVDMAMGGSSNTVLHMMAIAKEADVDFDLHKLNEIARHTSHIAKISPSLQTVHMEDIHRAGGMSAVMKEISRRSDTILYLDNPVIEGGTVADRIKDAEVKDPEVIHPIENPYSKVGGLAILFGNLAEEGCVIKTAGITGERKFRGKAVCFNSQQEAIEGITSGKIKKGDVVVIRYEGPKGGPGMQEMLAPTSLIMGMGLGSDVALITDGRFSGATRGLSIGHVSPEAAEGGMIGLLKDGDIIEIDVDNFSINVDLTPEEIEKRKKEFTPIKKEVPGKWLKQYRMLVTNASNGAVLRAE is encoded by the coding sequence ATGAGAAGTGATGAAGTAAAAAAAGGATGGCACAGAGCCCCTCACAGAAGTCTGTTCAGAGCTACGGGACTTAAAGACGAAGATTTTGAAAAACCGTTTATCGGTGTTGCAAACTCTTTTATCGAAATAATCCCGGGACACTTTTTCTTAAACAAATACGCCGAAATCGTTAAAGACGAAATCAGAAAAAACGGATGTGTGCCGTTTGAATTCAACACAATCGGCGTTGATGACGGTATTGCAATGGGTCACGACGGTATGCTTTATTCTCTGCCGAGCCGTGAGATTATCGCAAACTCAATCGAAACTGTTATGAACGCGCACAAACTCGACGCACTTATCTGTATCCCTAACTGTGACAAAATTACACCGGGTATGGTAATGGGTGCTCTTAGAGTGAACGTTCCGTCTATTTTCGTAACGGGCGGACCTATGAGAGCCGGGCATATGCCTGACGGAACTCCGATTGACCTTGCTACGGTATTTGAAGGAGTCGGTAAATTCGAAAAAGGCGAAATCGACGAAGAAACACTTTACAATCTCGAATGTCTTGCATGTCCGGGAGGCGGAAGTTGTTCTGGTATGTTTACGGCAAACTCTATGAATACTCTAATCGAAGCTATGGGTATTGCGCTTAAAGGAAACGGAACCGTTTTAGCTCTTACGCCTGAGAGGGAAGAGCTTTTAAGAGCTGCAGCCAGAAGAATATGCGAAATCGCTAAAGACGAACAGCTAACAGAGCAGTACAGAATCAAAAACATCATCAACGAAAAAGCGATCCACAACGCATTCGTGGTAGACATGGCAATGGGCGGAAGCTCAAATACCGTACTTCACATGATGGCTATCGCTAAAGAAGCGGATGTTGATTTTGATCTTCATAAACTAAACGAAATTGCAAGACACACTTCTCACATTGCAAAAATTTCACCGTCACTTCAAACGGTTCATATGGAAGATATCCACAGAGCCGGCGGAATGAGCGCGGTTATGAAGGAAATCAGCAGAAGAAGCGATACTATCCTTTACCTTGACAACCCTGTAATCGAAGGCGGAACGGTAGCCGATAGAATTAAAGACGCAGAGGTTAAAGATCCTGAAGTAATACACCCTATCGAAAACCCTTACAGCAAAGTAGGAGGTCTTGCTATACTTTTCGGAAACCTCGCGGAAGAAGGATGTGTTATTAAAACAGCCGGAATTACGGGTGAGAGAAAATTCAGAGGAAAAGCTGTTTGCTTTAACTCCCAGCAGGAAGCCATTGAGGGAATCACAAGCGGCAAAATCAAAAAAGGCGATGTTGTAGTTATCAGATACGAAGGGCCAAAAGGCGGTCCCGGAATGCAGGAAATGCTCGCACCTACAAGTCTTATTATGGGTATGGGGCTCGGAAGCGACGTTGCGTTGATTACGGACGGTAGATTCTCAGGCGCCACAAGGGGACTTAGCATCGGGCACGTATCTCCTGAAGCGGCGGAAGGCGGTATGATCGGACTTCTAAAAGACGGGGATATTATCGAAATAGACGTTGACAATTTCTCAATAAACGTAGATTTGACTCCGGAAGAAATAGAAAAAAGAAAAAAAGAATTCACTCCTATCAAAAAAGAAGTACCTGGCAAATGGCTAAAACAATACAGAATGTTAGTTACCAACGCCAGCAACGGAGCGGTGTTAAGGGCTGAATAA
- the tig gene encoding trigger factor, protein MLEAKKIDSANSIIKAVIENQDLEAKKDKIAKQIAKKAKIQGFRPGKVPVKVVKKMYAADIEQDAISEAVREVLDNGLKELGITDMIAEPEVTKFEKKDDKIEVEIKVYTRPEIEIGDEYKECVPEVEVPEVTDEEVEEEIKKIAEAQAETKVSRKRILKEGLIGVIDFTGYIDGEKMENGSAEAYPLEIGSNSFIPGFEEQLVGMKVGESKRIKVTFPENYGAKEIAGKEAEFDVTLQEIQEKVPAEINDELAKKYMAKEDATLDELKEMIKQSIEERKKAEAFAPKKEEILECLVKKYEIDLPESVVEKEVEIMINNEAQKMTPAELKELQENPEKLKELKEKLLPEAKDRVKLTFIIDAIAKKEGVDVSDQELTQILYYEAIMQGQNPQDVVKYYQENNLLPVIKMNLIEEKLLNKLLEDKVKGN, encoded by the coding sequence ATGTTAGAAGCAAAAAAAATTGACTCTGCCAATAGTATAATCAAAGCTGTAATCGAAAATCAAGACTTAGAAGCTAAAAAAGACAAAATTGCAAAACAAATCGCAAAAAAAGCTAAAATTCAAGGATTCAGACCTGGTAAAGTTCCTGTGAAAGTTGTTAAAAAAATGTATGCTGCGGATATCGAGCAAGACGCAATCAGCGAAGCTGTAAGAGAAGTACTTGACAATGGTTTGAAAGAGCTTGGAATTACTGATATGATTGCTGAACCTGAAGTAACTAAATTTGAGAAAAAAGACGACAAAATCGAAGTAGAAATTAAAGTATACACAAGACCTGAAATCGAAATCGGTGATGAATACAAAGAATGTGTTCCTGAAGTTGAGGTTCCTGAAGTAACTGACGAAGAAGTAGAAGAAGAAATCAAAAAAATCGCTGAAGCTCAGGCTGAAACTAAAGTTTCAAGAAAAAGAATTTTAAAAGAAGGTCTTATCGGAGTAATCGATTTTACAGGTTATATCGATGGTGAAAAAATGGAAAATGGAAGCGCTGAAGCGTATCCTCTTGAAATTGGAAGCAACTCTTTCATCCCTGGATTTGAAGAGCAGCTTGTAGGAATGAAAGTAGGTGAAAGTAAAAGAATTAAAGTAACTTTCCCTGAAAACTACGGAGCAAAAGAAATTGCAGGGAAAGAAGCTGAGTTTGACGTAACTCTTCAAGAAATTCAGGAAAAAGTGCCTGCGGAAATAAACGACGAACTTGCTAAAAAATATATGGCAAAAGAAGACGCAACATTAGACGAACTTAAAGAAATGATAAAACAATCAATCGAAGAGAGAAAAAAAGCTGAAGCATTCGCACCTAAAAAAGAAGAAATTCTTGAGTGTTTAGTTAAAAAATATGAAATTGATCTTCCTGAAAGCGTAGTAGAAAAAGAAGTTGAGATTATGATTAACAACGAAGCTCAGAAAATGACACCGGCTGAACTTAAAGAGCTTCAGGAAAATCCTGAAAAACTAAAAGAGCTTAAAGAAAAACTTTTACCTGAAGCAAAAGACAGAGTTAAACTTACATTTATTATTGATGCGATTGCTAAAAAAGAAGGTGTTGATGTGAGTGATCAGGAGCTTACTCAAATTTTATATTATGAAGCAATTATGCAAGGACAAAATCCTCAAGATGTGGTAAAATATTATCAGGAGAACAATTTACTTCCTGTAATTAAAATGAATTTAATTGAAGAAAAACTTCTAAATAAATTGTTAGAGGATAAAGTAAAAGGTAATTAA
- a CDS encoding EAL domain-containing protein, which translates to MDFKQILEIFNKQPYVAIMLYKEKIIYANKKLQELLGFSYKELSKMSAEEVFPPGPKRNKIKEVVKKRLEDQEFPATYEPMEILNKNNKRLIMKFFTQTIKLNDGSYAGLVFGIDVTGEYKKEFLIDILKEINQTIITQENEEEIYTNIVKQIYKKGNYEFVCASIKKFNSDEMDPKYCIGNYDEDFLNFLRKIFKADPDYANKCLATKYMLENKFMIVNDLTKIDFPNKKLIQTLLDKNFRSILFFPIFKNHELYSAIGICSKYVDDFDSTSISIFQEGKQDIEFALQKSENIAYLRLLQEALDKAYSWVVITDENANILYANKSVEDITGYSLFELLGKNPRIFKSGYHSDEFYKRLWEKLTNNEVVETILINKDKNNHIFYLKDKIVPITAPNGQKYYISLAIDITHEKTLQNKLKKDILTDLPNRNEFINLISNKIHPGESYACIIIDLRDFKIFNQLNGNAAGDYLLRKFADFIKTVFYEEDIIARIGGDEFAVFIKYNSINDLYSIIHKIIYKVKHLEDFHNKISVNIGISLYPKDSENITELIEKAFLALEIAKEKGDFTYEFFNPQINQKIIEYSDIKKLIVNAIKNEEFIYHFQPYVNTKTLKIVGAETLLRIKHSNKIIYPNAFIDFAENSGYIKEIEKIMFPKYIEYLKELNIPLSFNVSGKSLTDENHIEQLFGNIEKLPIIIELTEREIAGNIEYTKEIFRFFKEKKFKLSIDDFGTGYSSLTYLKDLPADYLKIDMSFIKNIETSEKDLAIVETIINFAHKFNLKTIAEGVETEKQVKILKELNCDYLQGFYFAKPMPLEEFKNFLNSHKNS; encoded by the coding sequence ATGGACTTTAAGCAGATTCTTGAAATTTTCAATAAACAGCCATATGTTGCAATTATGTTATATAAAGAAAAAATAATTTATGCAAATAAAAAGCTTCAAGAATTACTCGGTTTCTCTTATAAAGAACTTTCAAAAATGTCTGCTGAAGAAGTTTTCCCTCCAGGTCCTAAAAGAAATAAAATAAAAGAAGTTGTAAAAAAAAGATTAGAAGATCAAGAGTTTCCGGCAACATATGAACCGATGGAAATCCTCAATAAAAACAATAAACGTTTAATAATGAAGTTTTTTACACAAACAATAAAATTAAATGATGGCTCTTATGCGGGGCTTGTTTTTGGAATAGACGTAACTGGAGAATATAAAAAAGAATTTTTAATAGATATATTAAAAGAAATTAACCAGACAATAATTACACAAGAAAATGAAGAAGAAATATATACTAATATAGTAAAACAAATTTATAAAAAAGGAAATTATGAATTTGTTTGCGCTTCTATAAAGAAATTTAACTCTGATGAAATGGACCCTAAATACTGTATAGGAAATTATGACGAAGATTTTTTAAATTTTTTACGTAAAATATTCAAAGCTGACCCAGATTATGCCAATAAATGTTTAGCAACTAAATATATGCTTGAAAATAAATTTATGATTGTAAATGATTTAACAAAAATAGATTTTCCGAATAAAAAACTTATTCAAACTTTATTAGATAAAAATTTCCGTTCAATATTATTCTTTCCAATTTTCAAAAACCATGAATTATATTCAGCAATAGGAATATGCTCAAAATATGTTGATGACTTCGACTCCACTTCCATTTCTATTTTCCAAGAAGGCAAACAAGATATAGAATTTGCCCTTCAAAAATCTGAAAACATCGCTTATTTACGTCTCTTACAAGAAGCCCTGGATAAAGCATACTCATGGGTAGTTATTACTGATGAAAATGCAAATATTTTATATGCAAATAAAAGTGTTGAGGATATAACAGGTTACAGTTTATTCGAACTTTTAGGCAAAAATCCAAGAATATTTAAATCAGGTTACCATTCAGATGAATTTTATAAACGTTTATGGGAAAAATTAACAAATAATGAAGTTGTTGAAACCATACTAATTAATAAAGATAAAAACAATCATATATTTTACCTTAAAGATAAAATAGTCCCGATAACAGCACCTAACGGACAAAAATACTATATTTCTCTTGCCATAGACATAACTCATGAAAAAACATTACAAAACAAACTCAAAAAAGACATTTTAACCGATTTACCAAATAGAAATGAGTTTATAAACTTAATTTCAAACAAAATACATCCGGGTGAATCATATGCATGTATTATTATTGATTTAAGAGACTTTAAAATATTTAACCAATTAAATGGTAATGCGGCAGGTGACTATTTATTGAGAAAATTTGCTGATTTTATTAAAACGGTTTTCTATGAAGAAGACATTATCGCAAGAATAGGCGGAGATGAATTTGCAGTCTTTATTAAATACAATTCAATCAATGATTTATATTCAATTATCCATAAAATCATTTACAAAGTAAAACATTTAGAGGATTTTCATAATAAAATATCAGTTAATATAGGTATTTCATTATATCCTAAAGATTCTGAAAATATTACTGAGTTAATAGAAAAGGCTTTTTTAGCATTGGAAATAGCTAAAGAAAAAGGGGATTTTACATATGAATTTTTCAATCCTCAAATTAACCAAAAAATAATTGAATACTCCGATATTAAAAAATTAATCGTTAATGCAATTAAAAACGAAGAATTCATTTATCATTTTCAGCCGTATGTAAACACTAAAACATTAAAAATTGTAGGAGCTGAAACACTTTTAAGAATAAAACATAGTAATAAAATAATCTATCCTAATGCCTTTATCGATTTTGCGGAAAACAGCGGTTATATTAAAGAAATAGAGAAAATAATGTTTCCAAAATATATTGAATATTTAAAAGAACTTAATATTCCACTGTCTTTCAATGTTTCCGGAAAATCATTAACTGACGAAAATCATATTGAACAGCTTTTCGGTAATATTGAAAAACTTCCTATTATCATAGAACTTACTGAACGTGAAATAGCAGGTAATATTGAGTATACAAAAGAAATCTTCAGATTTTTTAAAGAAAAAAAATTTAAATTATCAATTGATGATTTTGGAACAGGATATTCATCTTTAACATATTTAAAAGATTTGCCTGCTGATTATCTTAAAATCGACATGTCCTTTATAAAAAACATTGAAACTTCAGAAAAAGATCTCGCAATTGTAGAAACAATAATAAATTTCGCTCATAAATTTAATCTAAAAACTATTGCCGAAGGTGTTGAAACGGAAAAACAAGTTAAAATTTTAAAAGAATTAAATTGTGATTATCTTCAAGGATTTTACTTCGCAAAACCAATGCCGCTTGAGGAATTTAAAAATTTTTTAAATTCCCATAAAAATTCTTGA